The Takifugu rubripes chromosome 16, fTakRub1.2, whole genome shotgun sequence genome contains the following window.
CCTGTCCAGTGAGCTCTGTACTGTGAGTAGCAGTGAAATCAACTTTCAGGTCTCCGGCTTTAGCCTGGAACTTAGCCTCTGCGATGCTACGCTTCACTACTGGGCTTTCAACTTCAGCCTTGGCCTCAATGATAGCATGGCGGAAAATGCAAATGTCTGCAACCACCCTTTGATTCATTTTGAAATTTCCCCCCTTTGTTTCACCAGTGAATGTCAGTTTGGCTGTGTGAAGATCCAAGACCACATCCATGTCACTCTTGTGGGCTGTCTCATCCACAGTGTCTTCAAATGAACATTTTCCATTGACCACGTTGTTGATGGTCAGGTGGGCAGTGTTGTCCTCAATcacaaaaacagccttttggTCGAATGAGGATTCACTGAAGATATCGAGAGGAGGCATGTTCAGGTTTTGTTTGTAATTTGTGTCCATCTTGGCAGAAACCCCATTTTCAACAGCTAAGAAGGCCCTATTGCCAAAATCTGCAACATAGATTTCAGTATTGGCATTTGCAGAAGTTTCGGAAGAAGCTTGAGCTGAGAGACCGTAGAGGTTCATCGTTCCCTTGTGATCAAGATTAAAAGATGACTGGACAACTTTCACATTCTCAGAGATGGTCAGGCGTCTCATCCTTGGTGCGGCAACATGGGCGCTGGCATCCAAAGTGAAGTCAAGCACTTTCAGGGTAGATTCAGCATGCGAGTTGAGGTTTACTTTAAACTCGGGTGTGACTGATGTGGTTGTGGTGTTCTCCAGATCAGCAGTCGTTGTGAGTTTGTAGTGAGGTGAGTTCATTCTGAACTCTCCATAGAGTTTTCCAAAAGCGGGAATCTTGCTCATTTCTACAATGGTGTTTTTCAGCTCTGCGGAGAACATGTTATAATCCAAAGATCTCATTTTCTGGACCATTCTCATGAAATAATCTGTCATGCTATCAATCAGCTGCTTGTAGTCAAAGGAAGAGAGTTCATTCAGGATCTCCTGAAGAGGCACCAgcatttttttgaaaaaaggcTGGATGTCGATTTTTGGCAGGGCTTTGAAAAACCTTTGAATCTGTTCCCTCATCTGATACTGCTTCATTATTTTCAGAGCTTCATGCATGATGGTTTCAATCATCTTGTCTACCTCATAATTGGAGAGGATTTCTTCTACCTTAGCACAAATAACATTGAACCTCTGAGAAATGCCATGCTTCTTGATCCAAGCCCTGATAGCTTCCTTGATAGACTTCAGCACATTGATGACTTTGTCAGTTGGGAACTTGTCTGCCAGGTTGACCACGTAGTTTTCCACTGAATTGATGAACTTTCTCAGGTCGTTGAAAAAGAGGTTAAAGTCAAAGTTATTGACaatcttcttcagttctgacacTTTGCTCTGGATCTTAACGCTGATCTCATACTTGGTGTTGATGTCATTCAGTGTTTCCAAGCTGTAGTCCATCAGCCTCATCATTGTGACCTTGGTATGTTCAATGAGTTCTGGCAGGTACTCAACAAAGGGGATCTGGATAAAGTGACCCTCGCTCCTCTTGTCATACTTCACAAATCCAGAGATGGCGTAATTTTCACTGGCATCGCTGAAGAGGGCAGTTGTGGCAGCTCCCATCATTTCAATTCCCATTTTCTCTGCGTTGTTATAGGCGCTAAATTCTTGATCAAAAGCATGTTCATTGACTTTTGATGTCATCATCACAGAAACACTCTGTTCTTGAAGGCTCAACAGGCTGTTGAACTTGTTGTTCATGTTGGTCTTGATGGTGGGTCTGCCTTCCAGCTCATGGGTAGTTGATGCTCTGTACTCAAGTGAATGTGTGAACAGCAGTGGCTCTGCCTTCAGGAGGAATTTGCTGTAGATGTCTCCGCTCTGCTGTCCATACAGGTTTACTGCACCATCTGAGTTGAAAAGAGCATCAATGTTCAGAGTGAAGGGGGCCGCCTGAGTTTTAATTGTGCTGTCCAGACGAAGATATGGTGAGTTGAGATTAGCCAAATTGTTCATCTTAATGTTCAGTCCATCCAATTCCATGTCGGTGGCGTGAGTCATGTGAGCTCCCAGGAGTTTGCCGTTGGTATTGCACTTTGCTGTGAGGACCATGTCAACAAATTTGACTTCATAGGTGTGCTTAAGCTGTTCCTCTGCAAAGACTCCCATCGTGGTTCCAGTCAGCTCTGCTGTGTAGGGCATTACCTTAAACTGGGCATCGTTTACAAAATTGACATCCATAATCTTCAGGTCATTTTTCACAATGACTGAGGCAGTGGAACGCTCCATGGCAACTGTGATGTCATGCATGTAGGAATTCTTCATGTCAAGGAAGTTGTCGGTCTTGGAGTGGAGGTTAAATGATCTGAGCGTGACAGACAGTGAGTTGATGTTCTCTGTCCTCATCTTGTTGAGAGATCCAACTATGTTGCTGGAGAAGAGCAAGCCATCTTCATTCAGTCTAAGGTTCAGTCTGTTCCTGGTGTTCATGTTATCGAAATTACCATTCATGATGCCATTGAGATATACTTCTGTGCTTGCAAGTTTTCCCTCAAGAGTGAGCTCAGCTTTGTTCTCTTTCATGGCTCCTTTGGTGGAGAGAGACATGCTAGCACCAGATGCATCAACTCCACCATGGAAGATGTTCTCAAAGGTCATggggctgtgctgggctgtgGTTGTACAGCTAGTTGTCAGACCATTGGTGCTGATTGTCAAGGTTGTTTTGTGAGAGGCAAGGCTTGAAAAGAGGTTCACAGAGGCATCGGTGTTGATCTCCAAGCCAGAGGGATTCAGGGAACCAGTCAGCAGAGAGAAGGCACGGTTCACACTGTCATCGGCTTGATTTTCAATCTTGAGACTGacttgtccttcagatgcagaaaACTCCACCTGGTTACGCAGTATACGCTCAGCAGCCTTGGTCACACAGTCAGAGTGGAAAGTCAGCTTTACATCTCTGTAATTCATGCTCATTTTGGTGGTATGTTTGAGGAAGTCGCTGTTCATGTTGGCATCCCACTCGGCCATGAGCTCGTTGTTAGCATATGATGCCTTGATCTTGTTGCCGATCGTCAGGCTTTCAGAATTCACCCTCAGGGTGCTGTCTACCATTGCTTGTCTCTTCAATGGCTCAAAAGAGAAGGTCTGGACGTAGGCGGTGGTAGCTCTCATTGGGCCAACAGTCAAATGTCCTTCTGTGTTGATGTCTCCGGAAAGCTTGCTGGATTCTAGACTGAGCTGGGTGGTGATTTCCAAGGAAGTGTCCAAACCAAGAGGAGACGTGGCCTGCACTTTGTACTTTCCTGTTGTCATTAAATTGTCTGCGACAGCAACAGTTTCCAGAACATTAAGGCCTGTGTTGATGTACATGTGTTTCAGGGAACCATCAATGGTGAATttcatcattttctctgctgtgtctgtgaCTTTTGTGGCACCTATAAGAGGACAAATAATTTGATTGCTAATTAGCAAACAGGTTTTTTACCTAGATTTTTAACAGATGCAGTTCttgaaaaaaaagggaaaatgattAGGTTGAAATTACCTTCAGCCGAGAAGGCCAGAATCTTGATCGGGCTCTCaactacggtgttgaatttggCCTCATAGCTGGAAGAGTCAGCTGTCTTGTTACCAGCAGAGATTGTTGCCTCCCAGTTGTAATAGTTGCTGTTGACTTTTGCAGACATTTCCATCATTCCCATCAGGGGCACGGTGAGATCATACTCAGACGGGATGGTAAAAGCAGGGATCTGGATCTCCTTTGAGGCAACCTCCATGCCCACTTGAGGCACAAAGATGCGTGGGGTGGTGACAACTGGAGGTATCCTCAGCTCCATAGATGATTTGCCACCCAGAGGCAGAGGGATTCTGATTTCCAAAGTGTCCTGGTTGAAATGGTACTTGAAAGTGCTTTCACTAGTAAATGGAAATAAGCAAatgatttattaaataaatatcagACATGATGTTTTGATATTGAAATTTCTCATAATCTAGTCTACTTTACACCTGGTGTTGACTTACAAGTTCATGAAGAGGTTTTCAGGAAGAGCTGGCATCTCCATGTCAGTCATTTTGTTCCTCAGCGCTTCAGCATAGGGACATTCTTTTGTGAGCTTCTCCATCCAGATATCACTGGCCTGATAAAGACAAACATTCTCAAGCTTTAATACTAAAAACACCCTAAATTCCTATTATGATGAACTACATTTTTCTAAATTCCTTTCTCCCTTACCTCAACTGCCTTGGTGATGATATGACGCAGTTTTAAGTCAGTACTGACTACCTTCTGGTCCATGGCATCGTCCACATAAATCATGAGCCAATCTCTGAGGGCTTCAGTGTAAAAGTTCATGACCATGGTATCAGCGTTCATGTTGGACATCAGCATAACCTCAGCTTGGTTTTCACCTGATATACAAATAATACACAATTTGAACATTTAATGAACATGCTTAAAATGAGCAATGTCTGAAAAACCACCAGGTTTACCATATTTGAACGTGACTGCCTGAACAGAGGAGGACTCTGGGAGCTTAACGTCACTCTTGATTTCCAGTGTGAGTCCATCAGTTTTGCTCATAGTGGCAGTGAGGGTAGCATCAGTCTTGAGTGTGGGAACTaacatctggagctgcagcatgCCATCAGTCATGGCCTGAAGCCTGAAATCAGTGcatcattttgtaataaataCTTGTTGATGTAGGGTAACTTGAGTGAAGCAATTATTTATTTCCAGGTTATGACTGTGTCCACTCACTTGGCACGGCCAATCAAGGAGAGCTGCGGCACGTTCTTGTTGGAGATCTCAAACAGGATGGATTTCCCTTTGGAGCTGCTGTCTGTCATTCCGACCTTAATGCCCGCTTCAACATCAATGTTGGGTATGACGATTTGGGTGGTGAAGACATTCCTGTTCCTGTTGTATTTCATAGTGGCTGTAGCCTCAGTTGGTGAAGGACCTGTAAGGAAGTGACTTGATTACTTTGCATGAAAAACAATGAAGTTATAAGGCTACTCAGCAGAACTAAGTgtgattttaaagaaaaagtcATACCCTCAGCTCTCAGTGCCAGTTTCAGAGAATCAACGTTCTGCCTTCCATCCTTTCCTTCATTGAGAAGCTTGTATGTGATGGTGGCTGTGTACTCAGTGACCTCCTCAGAAGGGCTGATGTCTACAGCAAATCTGGTGAGAAAAGACAATGTTTGGTCTTGGATGACACCACACTGTGCATGTGACCACTGATCCACTGTGGTTTACTCACTTAGTCTCTCCATTCAGGGGGAAGTAAGGAGCAGCACTCATGCCTTTAGTGTCTTTGCGGAGTGTTTCTGTGCAGTAATTGACGCCAGAGAAAAGAGGTCTGCAGGTCACATCGCCCTCACTGTGTGGGATCACTTGAGCAAGGCCAGCGCCAACAACTAGCACTTTATTGCTAttacaaagaaagaaagtaaaactTTACAAACCACAGAACTTACATTGTCTTACTTATAAATTATAAGTCATATTCTGCCTCATTTGTACCTGATGCTGAAGATCCTGGTTTTTCCCTGTGGGGCGGGGATGGAAAGCTTGAACTGGCCGTTGTCCATGGTGACCTTGGCATTGAGTGCACTCTCGTGGTACATGTTGGTGTGCATCTCAACAGTGGACACTACAAATTCGGGGACCTGGACCCCCATCTGAGTGACAAACTCGACTCCAATGGAAGGCATGAAGGACAGCTCCTTCTGCAAATACAACACAGATTATGTTAGAAAATATGCAAACGAatgtttctgttattttctttagctttttaaTAATGTAACACATCCATAGGATGATTTCTGAATGAGAACCTACCTGTTGTGCTGCAAAATTAAGACCTCCCTTAGCACCAGGTGTGAAAATGCCTGACAGGGCAAATGTCAGAGGCAAGCCAGATGCTGTTGGCAGGACGAATTTGTTGTCCATGAAGATGTAATGGACAAAGATTTCATTTTTGGTGCTGGACATCAGGTTAGCCATAACCTGGTAAAAATAACAGTGGCTTTGACATGTGGTTCACTGTGATCAGTAGTTAGGAATGCATACAATGTAAATtaggaaatgaaaatgatacCTTGGATGGAATGATGCGCATAAAAATGTCTGCATACATGAGTGCATTGTCAGCCATAAACTTCAGCTCGTTGCCCTTGATGTAGCCAAGCTCATTGCCCATGATCCTCAGGTAGGCCATAGCCTCTGGGGCCTCTTGGTTCTGCAAGTCTTTAACCACCTTGTTGAAGTTGTTGACAATTTCTCTCATAAGATTGTCATCAGCCTGTTAGGAAAAAGTCATGTCAGTTGGACCAATAGTGTCATACTTCCTACAGGTGCTTCATAGATTGAGGACAACATATACTTTACCTTGCGTCTCTCTGAGATTTTGATCCATTTTTGGAGCTGGGGAACTTTATCCACCGTCCAGTATAGAACTTTGGACAGAGTATGAGGGAAAAATCCATTCTTTCCAAATAAAGCCTCAACAGTTGGTTCAAAACCCTTTCCCTGCATGCCAATCTGTTAGAGAAAATGTGGGAATACAGTGTTAAAATGTGAACCTTGTTGAGAAAACTGCAATAAAACTCATAAAACTCATACCTCCCAGACATCCATGTCGAAACCAAAAGCTTTCAAGGTAGtttccagcaggacctccttTGGCAGCTTGCTACTGGGATCGAAGAATAGACTGCCCTGGATGCCAGCTCGCATGTCCTCATAGGCCACATCCAGCTTGTAGTTGCGTGATTTGGAGGTGTAGTCGCTGTGTGTGAAGAGCTCGGTGTCCTTCAGCACATCCAGAAACTTCTTAGCAACCCTGTGATGATACAGAAATCCAGTCATATTGCTTATTCAATTCTGTGTTAAAGTGGGGGGAGGATGTCATTAAAAAGTGTTCTGTTCTTACTCCTGGGCCTCTGGGTCAGTGGAGGTGATGATGTTGTAGATGTGGGAGCTCACAAAGGACTTGATCTGTTCGTTCTGCTCCTGCGTCAGCATCTTGTTCACCATGTCAAAGTCGCTGTCCACGGGGTTCTTCATCAGGATCAGGTAGGCGGCCAGGCGCTTCTGCACACCACCTTTGGGGTACTGGCAGACCCTCTGGAGGTTGTTGCGGGCCTGCCCATGAAGAACCAGAGTAAAGGGTTACAACAGTTTTGAACTCATCCAGTAGACTGGTAGGGGTTATTGTTCACCTCATCTGTCACAGACATGCGCCTGAACGCCTGGATGGAGGAAAGTTGCACAGACAGTGTGGTTGCAGGTTGCCTCATGCACTTGACCAGTGTGCTCTTTATGGCAGGGTTAACAGCCTCCAGGACGTCTCCCATGTTACCAGCCACCTGTAATGATGCAGGCAATTAGGCAAAGACAATATATTCATAGACATACTAGAGTTCAACGGGCTCGATACCTACCCTCAGggtcaaaaaggtcaaatcTTTATCACCGGCACAGTCTGTGCCCAGAAGAGAGGAGATGAACTCGGATACAGCTGTGATTTCGGGGGTGACGCCCTTCACCTGATACAGCCTAGTGACAGGATTAGACATTAGTGGTGCGTGAGAAACAGCCCCTTTGCTACCAAGAACACGGTGCGGTTGTTTACTTACTTCCGGACCACATTGCTCAGGGCATACATGATGGGTTTGCTCTGTTTGAACTGGGCCATCGCCAGCATGTCTCTGACCATCAGCGGTGAGGGGTTAGGCAGCATACCCAAGGCATAGACGGCGGCGTCAACTTCAAGTGCAGATGAGTCCaacctcctcagctccttcatcaTGGTGCTAGTGCACTCCGGGGTGCCACACTGAACCAGAGCCTGCCATGACAGAGGCTGCGACAGGTCCATCATctcagcaacagcagcccccAGGACATCAAGCTCCAGAGCCCTCAGCTCAGACACCAGCCTGTGGAAGAGGCTGGCACGTTCCTCGCCCTTCGTCGTCCGCGACAGAGTGTTCAGCTGCTTCAGGGTCTCAATGGCGGCATCCTTGGTCTGCACTGGTGACTTGGCATCAGCGGCCTCCATGGGCAAGAACCTGACATTGTCCTCATCTGCGTAGAAGAGCATCACAAGCAACGGGTTAGTGTGGCTGTCTGTCATTCCaaactgctttttattttagacTCTCTTTGAAAAACGGAGACACTGACTGCGGTTAAAGATTCTGTCATTGATCCTTGCGGTCTCCTGCAGCGTCACGGTCTGTTTCACCACAGTAGAAATGCCATATTCTTTCCTGTttgaggaggaaaggaaacaaTTTCAGCGGTCAGAACTGGAAACAAGCTACCGGGTTGTTCTTTAGCAACAACCTCAGGGGACAGAAGAAAATGTTtctgggttgttgttttttaattgtatttaagcttactgggaggagaggggcaggAAGATGTGTTTCTCTGTGCACAGTCCTCTGGTCATGTGCTTCTTGTTGTTGTCAAACCTGTAGTTGCAAGTCTGGGTGCTGCTGATCATCTTGGACAGAGGGTAGCTCTGGTGACGTGAGCACACACGCGCCATTGTGAAAATCTTCCCACCCAGGTCAGGACTGAGACCACCACAGATATCTAACCCGTGTTTAATCTCTCATTGCCATGGCGACAGCAGGAAATTGATGCCTGGTGTCTTACCATGCCGCTGATGATGGCCAGGGGGCTGACGTCCTGCCGTTGGGCGGAGAACATATCACAGTTGGAGAGATCCCTCCTGACGCTCACGTCGGTGGCGATGTCTTCTCTGGCGTTGACGGTGTAATCAGTGGGGCACACGCCATGAACGGTGGGCTGGAAAGAAGGAGAGAggtcaccgtcatcatcattgTCGTCATCGTCACCATCGCAGCTGTGGTAAACATATTTATGTCTGAGATTGCCCTGATTATCATGTCATCTGAAAGATTGCCCCCCATTATAAGGGCAGGTGATGCTGTTCGCAAGATAAACTTATCTGGGACTTTGACCCGCAGCTGAAAGTACAGTTAGCTTATCTGCACATTGTGAAACTTGTTTATCCCCCGTTGAGTCTCTCGTTCCGAAGACTCTGGCCTGAATCGATGGCTGGAATATTGTCAAAGCGCAGAACAATTACCATGTTGTTGttcttgtcctcctccatcactggtACCATCAGAGTGGACACGATTCCCCTCTTGACGTTCAGGATGTTGACGGGCTCGTCGTCCTCGGGGTAGAGTTTGACCTGGTTCTGTCCGTTGACTGTGATCTTCAGTGGGTTCCTGTTGGCAGGTTTATATTTGAGCCACTTTTCATCAGCACCCAGTCCGTGTGTTTAGTGATCCAGATGAACTCACTTGGCCATGGCCTCTTTGAAAGCCTTAGCTCCAGCCGCAGAACGATACACTGGGTTTCCCTCTCCATCCACATCAGAAATCTCTTTCAGGGAGCACTCTGTTGTACGGAGGACGAAGCTACACATCTGAGGAACCTCAACCTCAACCTACAGAGCAGATTGAACACGTCTCAATGCGCCCGGTCCCCTTTCAGCGGGTCGCTGCATGCGCGACACCATTTGTGGCCCTGAAACATACCTTGCAGGAGACTTTGGCGCCGCTCTTGTTGTCCGTTGCTCCATTTACACCATTTAAGGTCTCAGCGTCGTAGTTGTACACAAACCGTCTGAAGTTCTTGTATCTTTTGGCCACTAAATGACATTTGACGCATTGCTTAGAGCGCTGCaacatttattttcctgtctAACCATCCGGGCGATGATTGATTTAACAATCTGAGGATTTTAAGTACTTACAAAGGCAAACTGGAGAGTCTGCAGTAGTTTCCACATCTTGCtctgaaataaataatataaataattaattaaataattaaatgaattaataaataaataaggtaATATTAGCAATACAATGAAAATACTATTAATCTTAAAATTCCAATGCCATAACAAAGGTGTTTGAAGAACATGTCTAAAATGTAAAGTCTTACATTTACGTtaatttatttagttagttTTTAGCATTGCCATTTAGGATTAATGTCCATAATGTTGAAATAAATTCCTATTTATGTGAACATATAACATTTacgttcatttatttatttagtttttagcATTGCCATTTAGGATTAATGTCCATAATGTTGAAATAAATTCCTATTTATGTGAACATATAACATTTACGttcatttatttagttagttTTTAGCATTGCCATTTGGGATTAATGTTCATAATGTTGAAATAAATTCCTATTTATGTGAACATATAACATTTACGttcatttatttagttagttTTTAGCATTGCCATTTGGGATTAATGTCCATAATGTTGAAATAAATTCCTATTTATGTGAACATATAACATTTACGttcatttatttagttagttTTTAGGATTGCCATTTGGGATTAATGTCTATAATGTTGAAATAAATTCCTATTTATGTGAACATATAACATGATTTCATGGATGTTACTTCAAAACATTCAGGTAATTCCACAACTTTAGACATATTCAGAAACGATATCGTCATTTTTCCTCTTATGCTTATACTCACGGGCTAGTGCGTATGTGCCCACCAGCAACAAAAGGCAGAGTTTGGTACCCCCCATGATGGGCTCTGTTAGCTCCGGAGCCTGGAGTTAAAGAGTCCT
Protein-coding sequences here:
- the LOC101066597 gene encoding apolipoprotein B-100-like codes for the protein MGGTKLCLLLLVGTYALAQQDVETTADSPVCLLAKRYKNFRRFVYNYDAETLNGVNGATDNKSGAKVSCKVEVEVPQMCSFVLRTTECSLKEISDVDGEGNPVYRSAAGAKAFKEAMAKNPLKITVNGQNQVKLYPEDDEPVNILNVKRGIVSTLMVPVMEEDKNNNMPTVHGVCPTDYTVNAREDIATDVSVRRDLSNCDMFSAQRQDVSPLAIISGMSYPLSKMISSTQTCNYRFDNNKKHMTRGLCTEKHIFLPLSSQKEYGISTVVKQTVTLQETARINDRIFNRNEDNVRFLPMEAADAKSPVQTKDAAIETLKQLNTLSRTTKGEERASLFHRLVSELRALELDVLGAAVAEMMDLSQPLSWQALVQCGTPECTSTMMKELRRLDSSALEVDAAVYALGMLPNPSPLMVRDMLAMAQFKQSKPIMYALSNVVRKLYQVKGVTPEITAVSEFISSLLGTDCAGDKDLTFLTLRVAGNMGDVLEAVNPAIKSTLVKCMRQPATTLSVQLSSIQAFRRMSVTDEARNNLQRVCQYPKGGVQKRLAAYLILMKNPVDSDFDMVNKMLTQEQNEQIKSFVSSHIYNIITSTDPEAQEVAKKFLDVLKDTELFTHSDYTSKSRNYKLDVAYEDMRAGIQGSLFFDPSSKLPKEVLLETTLKAFGFDMDVWEIGMQGKGFEPTVEALFGKNGFFPHTLSKVLYWTVDKVPQLQKWIKISERRKADDNLMREIVNNFNKVVKDLQNQEAPEAMAYLRIMGNELGYIKGNELKFMADNALMYADIFMRIIPSKVMANLMSSTKNEIFVHYIFMDNKFVLPTASGLPLTFALSGIFTPGAKGGLNFAAQQKELSFMPSIGVEFVTQMGVQVPEFVVSTVEMHTNMYHESALNAKVTMDNGQFKLSIPAPQGKTRIFSISNKVLVVGAGLAQVIPHSEGDVTCRPLFSGVNYCTETLRKDTKGMSAAPYFPLNGETKFAVDISPSEEVTEYTATITYKLLNEGKDGRQNVDSLKLALRAEGPSPTEATATMKYNRNRNVFTTQIVIPNIDVEAGIKVGMTDSSSKGKSILFEISNKNVPQLSLIGRAKLQAMTDGMLQLQMLVPTLKTDATLTATMSKTDGLTLEIKSDVKLPESSSVQAVTFKYGENQAEVMLMSNMNADTMVMNFYTEALRDWLMIYVDDAMDQKVVSTDLKLRHIITKAVEASDIWMEKLTKECPYAEALRNKMTDMEMPALPENLFMNFESTFKYHFNQDTLEIRIPLPLGGKSSMELRIPPVVTTPRIFVPQVGMEVASKEIQIPAFTIPSEYDLTVPLMGMMEMSAKVNSNYYNWEATISAGNKTADSSSYEAKFNTVVESPIKILAFSAEGATKVTDTAEKMMKFTIDGSLKHMYINTGLNVLETVAVADNLMTTGKYKVQATSPLGLDTSLEITTQLSLESSKLSGDINTEGHLTVGPMRATTAYVQTFSFEPLKRQAMVDSTLRVNSESLTIGNKIKASYANNELMAEWDANMNSDFLKHTTKMSMNYRDVKLTFHSDCVTKAAERILRNQVEFSASEGQVSLKIENQADDSVNRAFSLLTGSLNPSGLEINTDASVNLFSSLASHKTTLTISTNGLTTSCTTTAQHSPMTFENIFHGGVDASGASMSLSTKGAMKENKAELTLEGKLASTEVYLNGIMNGNFDNMNTRNRLNLRLNEDGLLFSSNIVGSLNKMRTENINSLSVTLRSFNLHSKTDNFLDMKNSYMHDITVAMERSTASVIVKNDLKIMDVNFVNDAQFKVMPYTAELTGTTMGVFAEEQLKHTYEVKFVDMVLTAKCNTNGKLLGAHMTHATDMELDGLNIKMNNLANLNSPYLRLDSTIKTQAAPFTLNIDALFNSDGAVNLYGQQSGDIYSKFLLKAEPLLFTHSLEYRASTTHELEGRPTIKTNMNNKFNSLLSLQEQSVSVMMTSKVNEHAFDQEFSAYNNAEKMGIEMMGAATTALFSDASENYAISGFVKYDKRSEGHFIQIPFVEYLPELIEHTKVTMMRLMDYSLETLNDINTKYEISVKIQSKVSELKKIVNNFDFNLFFNDLRKFINSVENYVVNLADKFPTDKVINVLKSIKEAIRAWIKKHGISQRFNVICAKVEEILSNYEVDKMIETIMHEALKIMKQYQMREQIQRFFKALPKIDIQPFFKKMLVPLQEILNELSSFDYKQLIDSMTDYFMRMVQKMRSLDYNMFSAELKNTIVEMSKIPAFGKLYGEFRMNSPHYKLTTTADLENTTTTSVTPEFKVNLNSHAESTLKVLDFTLDASAHVAAPRMRRLTISENVKVVQSSFNLDHKGTMNLYGLSAQASSETSANANTEIYVADFGNRAFLAVENGVSAKMDTNYKQNLNMPPLDIFSESSFDQKAVFVIEDNTAHLTINNVVNGKCSFEDTVDETAHKSDMDVVLDLHTAKLTFTGETKGGNFKMNQRVVADICIFRHAIIEAKAEVESPVVKRSIAEAKFQAKAGDLKVDFTATHSTELTGQVDGTISNTLTASAAPTELVFDTKNKGNVKISLPFSLSGKMDLQNDISCIVNSEVQQASWTGLARFNQYKYSHYFIMDNGEREITFLTRMNGEANLDVLKELITIPEMRLPFAGIKTPKVEDFSLWTDTGLSCILTTTQQTFDMNSKLKYLKNPEVITIDLNMEPLVNAINTNVKTLHKKMLIGKDKAAAMMAESYNRAKAEYEKYSIELPNTITVPAYRVPGMNVEVSTFTIPVPDFSLVTVPSLYIPSALSKLTIPKITLPKVTSIRIPVLGDLTYEFDMKTAMIALKTDASLLNQDKLIVKLDASSTSEFNLLNGKIEASTSLDKLGGFKMVSLVAAKHSLLEGKHDSTIVLNFEDVATAIANSAKINLFRQSVEIYQEMTASPEKGLLASMSTPSAGFIAVSMQTKRPAQLKARLFGRYPSQPSTDIDVLTVKMSVMESKRLNLQTTWNTELPYEMMLQVKKQVPVVTKMVSEPSVAIYGKMRRHASTLGDSLEGAKEQSKLMFKKGFEKLAAVKPSHAMTTVVENMITIAKGYQKRVEVILNAVVRFLRDTKFQLPGFEKRMSGLEIYEKSNAFVAEVSEKAVRLIPEYISSVFRNVLDYVSAFEFTLPGSNYVVRGREILDDLFVALKKIQDQVILTVRKISVIQLEDIARQYSAFVQFTTKQTEKLFETLKSQNADGLYTFVTSTYHEVINSPFLGQVATQVKEVRKIVLEYLKVVSAKVHDLLSDISTEQLQVDIQSQIDFAVKRVNAFQNDTIRMLKEKSKAVEPFVRVEDRKVELDIPLPFAS